Proteins co-encoded in one Zootoca vivipara chromosome 3, rZooViv1.1, whole genome shotgun sequence genomic window:
- the SPDYA gene encoding speedy protein A: MKHNQSCCQTPPSVTVRIKSSASRSYQQKKALILKRPKFQDSQETYGGNNNNKSKRPKGSRLVIQRQEMTAFFKLFDDDLIQDFLWMDCCCKISDKYLLAMTFVYFKRAGYSINEHTRLNFFVALYLANTVEEDDEESKYEIFPWALGKSWRKLFPDFLIRRDELWSKMDYRAIVSRRCCEEVMAIASTHYIWQRERSIHHSGATRNNSRDGVQFPRGPNATPTDCLLCGKKTRYIRLGLSSSSSNGTLEMMEQHIPQGLQDSLPADKIPEPSLHCYSQGKVWYDCKHLSNKGRKSSCTCQDKAMAWFTGNEE, encoded by the exons ATGAAACATAATCAGAGCTGCTGTCAGACACCTCCCAGTGTCACTGTTCGTATAAAATCAAGTGCATCCAGATCATATCAACAAAAAAAAGCTCTTATTCTTAAACGACCAAAGTTTCAAGATAGCCAGGAGACCTATGGgggaaacaataataataagtcaAAACGGCCAAAAGGTTCACGTCTTGTAATTCAGCGTCAGGAAATGACAGCTTTCTTTAAGCTATTTG ATGATGACTTAATTCAAGATTTCTTGTGGATGGATTGTTGCTGTAAAATTTCAGACAAG TACCTTTTGGCAATGACTTTTGTTTATTTCAAGCGGGCTGGCTACAGTATAAATGAACACACCAGGCTAAATTTCTTTGTAGCTCT GTACCTGGCAAATACAGTTGAAGAAGATGATGAAGAGTCAAAATATGAGATATTCCCATGGGCTTTAGGGAAATCCTGGAGAAAGCTTTTCCCCGATTTCTTAATTCGAAGGGATGAACTCTGGAGCAAGATGGATTATAGGGCTATTGTAAGCAGACGCTGCTGTGAGGAG GTAATGGCTATAGCTTCGACACATTATATATGGCAGCGGGAGCGTTCTATTCATCATAGTGGAGCTACAAGAAACAATAGCAGAGATGGAGTACAGTTTCCTCGAGGACCTAATGCCACACCTACAGACTGTTTGCTTTGTGGGAAAAAGACAAGATATATACGGCTGGGAttatcctcctcttcctccaatgGCACACTGGAAATGATGGAACAACATATACCTCAGGGATTGCAGGACTCTCTTCCAGCTGATAAAATACCTGAGCCATCTCTGCACTGTTATTCACAAGGTAAGGTATGGTATG ATTGCAAACATCTAtccaacaaaggaagaaaaagtagCTGCACATGTCAAGATAAAGCCATGGCCTGGTTTACTGGAAATgaagaataa